A part of Amycolatopsis camponoti genomic DNA contains:
- a CDS encoding VOC family protein, whose amino-acid sequence MSLQTVVPRMVVRDLVAAVAFLRSVFGATGEIDGGRPAEIRIGDSLVMVSAEGERELFPAFLYVYVADADATYRRALDCGATSLEGPANTPYGDRRAMVRDPFGNVFQIAHRRG is encoded by the coding sequence ATGAGCCTCCAGACGGTGGTCCCGCGGATGGTGGTGCGCGACCTCGTCGCCGCCGTCGCGTTCCTGCGTTCGGTGTTCGGCGCCACCGGTGAGATCGACGGCGGGCGCCCCGCCGAGATCCGCATCGGCGACTCGCTGGTCATGGTGTCCGCCGAAGGCGAGCGCGAGCTGTTCCCGGCGTTCCTCTACGTGTACGTCGCGGACGCGGACGCGACCTACCGCCGGGCCCTGGACTGCGGCGCGACGAGCCTCGAGGGGCCGGCGAACACGCCCTACGGCGACCGGCGCGCGATGGTCCGCGACCCGTTCGGCAACGTCTTCCAGATCGCCCACCGCCGTGGCTGA
- a CDS encoding TetR/AcrR family transcriptional regulator: MTENRRRPNARGQGELLREEIVTAAARMLDELADDEALSLRAVAREVSIAATSVYLHFPDRDALVLAAMRRCHEELVGTGDAAAAEAPDPAAALRARILTQAAWAREHPGLYKVLHESKVHRRLGMPFKEVMVARTVDAVRACMDAGLAPDGDAAIVAIDLRTAVNGMLAQRINEPDLPWPPAVEQVDRFLVKLVGLRL; encoded by the coding sequence ATGACCGAGAACCGCCGCCGTCCCAACGCCCGCGGCCAGGGCGAACTGCTGCGCGAAGAGATCGTCACGGCCGCCGCGCGGATGCTCGACGAGCTGGCGGACGACGAAGCGCTGTCCCTGCGGGCCGTCGCGCGGGAGGTGTCGATCGCGGCGACGTCGGTCTACCTGCACTTCCCGGACCGCGACGCGCTCGTGCTGGCCGCGATGCGGCGGTGCCACGAGGAGCTGGTCGGCACCGGGGACGCCGCGGCCGCGGAAGCCCCGGACCCGGCGGCCGCGTTGCGCGCCCGGATCCTGACGCAGGCGGCGTGGGCGCGCGAGCACCCCGGGCTCTACAAGGTGCTGCACGAGAGCAAGGTCCACCGGCGGCTCGGCATGCCGTTCAAGGAGGTCATGGTCGCGCGCACCGTCGACGCGGTCCGGGCGTGCATGGACGCGGGCCTGGCCCCGGACGGCGACGCGGCGATCGTCGCGATCGACCTGCGGACCGCCGTCAACGGCATGCTGGCGCAGCGGATCAACGAGCCCGACCTGCCGTGGCCGCCCGCCGTCGAGCAGGTCGACCGGTTCCTCGTGAAGCTGGTCGGCCTGCGGCTCTGA
- a CDS encoding carboxymuconolactone decarboxylase family protein encodes MTTTAPPTSLERLATLDPAFAQLVGATAKYVRAIPELTDREKTFLCVTADVCQASLGLAFAAHVRAGLAAGVSTSDIRELLRFVSYDCGYHAATAGIERIAELERELGIDPERTVPDPVPDGPSPLPEEVRARLNELDEHFAGYFDLQSRMRAGHGPGTLSERERGLVSLSVDVHYQTLAETFRIHVGRALRGGASPEDVRAALRFNAQFGVTRAWHAWEALNEILN; translated from the coding sequence TTGACCACCACCGCACCACCGACGAGCCTCGAGCGGCTGGCCACACTGGACCCGGCGTTCGCCCAGCTGGTCGGCGCCACCGCGAAGTACGTCCGGGCGATCCCGGAGCTGACCGACCGGGAAAAGACGTTCCTGTGTGTCACGGCAGACGTCTGCCAAGCGAGCCTGGGCCTGGCGTTCGCCGCCCACGTGCGAGCGGGGCTCGCCGCCGGAGTGTCCACATCGGACATCCGGGAGTTGCTGCGGTTCGTCTCCTACGACTGCGGCTACCACGCGGCGACCGCGGGCATCGAGCGGATCGCCGAGCTGGAGCGCGAGCTGGGCATCGACCCGGAGCGGACGGTCCCGGACCCGGTTCCGGACGGGCCCAGCCCGCTGCCGGAGGAGGTGCGGGCGCGGCTGAACGAGCTGGACGAGCACTTCGCCGGTTACTTCGACCTGCAGTCGCGGATGCGTGCCGGGCACGGGCCCGGCACGCTGAGCGAACGCGAGCGCGGCCTGGTCAGCCTCAGTGTCGACGTGCACTACCAGACGCTGGCCGAGACATTTCGCATCCACGTCGGGCGCGCGCTCCGCGGCGGCGCGTCGCCGGAAGACGTGCGCGCGGCCCTGAGGTTCAACGCCCAGTTCGGCGTCACGCGGGCGTGGCACGCATGGGAGGCGCTGAACGAGATCCTGAACTAG
- a CDS encoding MarR family winged helix-turn-helix transcriptional regulator, with protein MHASTSDGGPALFRLVRHWARQWAPDVVERFADGAPAAWTVPNLLVIQAVDGAAAEEVTVADVAHQLGIDRSVASRMVAEAGRDGFVVRSTSARDARRAVLTLTEAAMEFLAASQAHQRQAFEALVGHWPREDRERFAGYLTRLAGEVLG; from the coding sequence ATGCACGCATCAACCTCGGACGGCGGTCCCGCGCTCTTCCGGCTGGTCCGGCACTGGGCGCGCCAGTGGGCCCCGGACGTCGTCGAGCGGTTCGCCGACGGCGCCCCGGCGGCGTGGACGGTGCCGAACCTCCTGGTCATCCAGGCCGTCGACGGCGCCGCGGCGGAGGAGGTGACGGTCGCCGACGTGGCCCACCAGCTGGGCATCGACCGCTCGGTGGCCAGCCGGATGGTCGCCGAAGCGGGCCGAGACGGCTTCGTGGTGCGCTCGACGTCGGCCCGCGACGCCCGCCGCGCGGTGCTGACGCTCACCGAGGCGGCGATGGAGTTCCTCGCGGCTTCGCAGGCCCACCAGCGTCAGGCGTTCGAGGCACTGGTGGGCCACTGGCCGCGCGAGGACCGCGAACGCTTCGCGGGATATCTGACGCGGCTCGCGGGCGAAGTCCTCGGCTAG
- a CDS encoding MFS transporter, which produces MHASRNLAFAGLLLGMAMAQLDGLIVTAALPSIGAELHARTGLVAVTAAGLLTLTVATPLHGRLGDLHGRRISFAASVLVFAAASAWCAAAPDLGSLIAARALQGLGGSGLVVTAMSALGELFERDELLRRQGWQTAVFAAATLGGPPLGGLLAAGPGWRWIFLVNLPLCVPALVLGLRGLPAKPSRTKEKFDVGSSALLVAAGSAVVALGTVDDLARSPLWTPILAGVAGGAGFLFVRRQRRTQSPLISPKVFADAVLARAVVVNGLAGAALYGTFTYVALVAALDAGAAGTGLLLVAMTAGQLALSASFAALARRRPDMTAWGRSGCLLGTAGLAAIAVAAALDGPPWLLAPGLFAIGAAFAVCTSAYTVLGQTRAKRDLMGVTLGSLTFARQAGGLAGAAVFGWLALATTGGLGAPGLTVVFASAAAIMLVAWFTAPAVTSSEAVSSSS; this is translated from the coding sequence ATGCACGCATCTCGGAACCTCGCCTTCGCCGGCCTGCTGCTCGGCATGGCCATGGCTCAGCTCGACGGCCTGATCGTCACGGCGGCGCTGCCCTCGATCGGCGCCGAGCTGCACGCCCGCACCGGCCTCGTCGCGGTGACCGCCGCCGGCCTGCTCACGCTCACCGTCGCGACGCCGCTGCACGGCCGGCTCGGCGACCTTCACGGCCGCCGGATCTCGTTCGCCGCCTCGGTTCTCGTGTTCGCCGCGGCCTCGGCGTGGTGCGCCGCCGCGCCCGACCTCGGCTCGCTGATCGCCGCCCGTGCCCTGCAGGGGCTCGGCGGGAGCGGCCTGGTCGTCACGGCGATGAGCGCGCTCGGCGAGCTGTTCGAGCGCGACGAGCTGCTGCGCCGCCAAGGCTGGCAGACGGCGGTGTTCGCGGCCGCCACCCTGGGCGGGCCGCCGCTGGGCGGGCTGCTCGCCGCGGGCCCGGGCTGGCGCTGGATCTTCCTGGTCAACCTCCCGCTGTGCGTCCCCGCGCTGGTGCTCGGCCTGCGCGGGCTGCCCGCGAAACCGAGTCGCACCAAGGAAAAGTTCGACGTCGGAAGCAGCGCACTGCTCGTGGCCGCGGGGTCGGCGGTCGTCGCGCTCGGCACGGTCGACGACCTCGCCCGAAGTCCACTGTGGACGCCGATCCTGGCCGGAGTCGCCGGGGGAGCCGGGTTCCTGTTCGTGCGACGGCAGCGTCGCACCCAGAGCCCGCTGATCTCGCCGAAGGTCTTCGCGGACGCCGTCCTGGCGCGCGCGGTGGTGGTCAACGGCCTCGCCGGCGCCGCGCTCTACGGCACCTTCACCTACGTCGCGCTGGTCGCCGCGCTCGACGCGGGCGCGGCCGGGACCGGCCTGCTGCTCGTCGCGATGACCGCCGGGCAGCTCGCACTGTCCGCGTCCTTCGCCGCGCTGGCCCGCCGGCGCCCGGACATGACGGCGTGGGGCCGGTCCGGCTGCCTGCTCGGCACGGCCGGGCTCGCCGCGATCGCCGTCGCGGCCGCCCTGGACGGCCCGCCGTGGCTGCTCGCACCGGGGCTGTTCGCGATCGGCGCGGCCTTCGCCGTCTGCACGTCGGCTTACACCGTCCTGGGCCAGACGCGGGCGAAGCGCGACCTGATGGGCGTCACGCTGGGCTCGCTGACCTTCGCCCGGCAGGCCGGCGGGCTCGCCGGCGCCGCCGTGTTCGGCTGGCTCGCGCTGGCCACGACCGGCGGGCTCGGCGCCCCCGGCCTCACCGTCGTCTTCGCGTCCGCGGCCGCGATCATGCTCGTGGCCTG